The Arachis hypogaea cultivar Tifrunner chromosome 14, arahy.Tifrunner.gnm2.J5K5, whole genome shotgun sequence genome has a segment encoding these proteins:
- the LOC112741987 gene encoding succinate dehydrogenase subunit 6, mitochondrial yields the protein MASFWDSYKEFWSERFSFLSNYSNAIQRDRPLHPWTDSDVDQFIALDPVHGPALKSARDAVQFGITGSALGAAFTAGYAWKYSRSLHGAALSFLAGGVFGWTFGHEIANHALQLYRLDTLAAEAKFLEWWKNKSE from the exons ATGGCATCTTTCTGGGATAGCTACAAGGAATTTTGGTCGGAGAGGTTCTCCTTCCTTAGCAACTATTCCAACGCTATCCAACGCGATAGGCCACTCCATCCTTGGACTGATTCTGATGTTGATCAGTTCATTGCTTTGGATCCTGTTCATGGACCTGCT TTGAAAAGTGCTAGAGATGCAGTACAATTTGGCATCACTGGAAGTGCTTTGGGAGCAGCATTCACTGCAGGCTACGCATGGAAATATTCCAGAAGTTTGCATG GTGCTGCACTTTCTTTTCTAGCTGGAGGTGTATTTGGATGGACGTTTGGGCATGAAATTGCAAATCATGCACTTCAACTCTACAGGTTAGATACACTGGCTGCAGAGGCTAAGTTTTTGGAGTGGTGGAAAAATAAGAGCGAATGA